From one Streptomyces chromofuscus genomic stretch:
- a CDS encoding LuxR C-terminal-related transcriptional regulator, producing MSPDDDRHPACTGVDPAGVPFLRTRLALPTRPATFLRRERLVQRLDQTPPLPLTMVNGTAGAGKTLLVADWAAGLELPLAWLTCDAADRAPGVFWAYVLEALHGAGVPVPAGIGGPAEASRVDPGLPARLAAGLDELDRPVVLVLDEYDRVTTPEVAEQLRFVLDHAGRGLRLVLVTRTEPLLPLHRYRAAGLMTEIRNADLAFTPEEAAELLTLHGLSLPAESVRGLVRRTQGWAAGLRLCALAARQSPDPETYLKEFEACRSTVADFLLAEVLGTQAPERQDLLLRASVLDRFCPDLVNALTLRSDAEPTLAALHRENAFLQQLGHSWYCLHPLCAEILRAHLRERAPGLEPELRRRAARWLRRYGALPEALAQGAAADDWEFAARTFVDDLAIGQLFTGLRSQDLSDLFGRMSPEATGPAAHLVRAARELAHHDLQHALAHLDRAREGLDGDGLDPGPARLSRALLEALAARMTGAPDRAEQAARAAEEARPDIPAHLLDAHPECTALLLTHLGVARLWAGRFDAARAALNAVPGCGGGAATALPRLESLGHLALIDYLTGWHGRAERKAQAAAAEAERHGLPQQAASGIGRLVLAAVAVDRDELRRAEELLKEVSDSHDGTPDPVTRAVLALTTSRLLLARGDARAALETADPAVPAAVASPWVTEQTALIAAAAHLAHGRPESALRDLRRAPDHRTAGAVERARARLAAGRLDEARDLIDHLPGEDRPGPAVTVRATLVRAQAAHQAGDPGTARRLVARALLDARREHLRRPFLEAGPWIRPLLASDPLRELTHGWLTPGPGPRVDRDASTARASTALVVEPLSARERDVLRRLARMMSTEEIAADLQVSVNTVKTHLKSAYRKLGVSRRGEAVRRARDLRLL from the coding sequence GTGAGCCCCGACGACGACCGGCATCCGGCGTGTACGGGCGTGGACCCCGCGGGAGTCCCGTTCCTGCGCACCCGGCTGGCCCTGCCGACGAGGCCCGCCACGTTCCTGCGTCGGGAGCGGCTGGTCCAGCGCCTCGACCAGACGCCGCCGCTGCCGTTGACCATGGTCAACGGCACGGCCGGTGCGGGCAAGACCCTCCTGGTCGCCGACTGGGCCGCCGGCCTTGAGCTGCCGCTCGCCTGGCTGACCTGCGACGCCGCCGACCGGGCCCCCGGGGTGTTCTGGGCGTACGTCCTGGAGGCGCTGCACGGTGCCGGCGTGCCGGTGCCGGCGGGGATCGGCGGCCCCGCCGAGGCGAGCCGTGTGGACCCCGGGCTGCCGGCCCGCCTCGCGGCCGGCCTCGACGAACTGGACCGGCCCGTGGTCCTCGTCCTCGACGAGTACGACCGCGTCACCACCCCCGAGGTCGCGGAGCAACTGCGTTTCGTCCTCGACCACGCCGGCCGCGGACTGCGGCTGGTGCTCGTCACCCGCACCGAGCCGCTGCTGCCGCTGCACCGGTACCGGGCGGCGGGCCTGATGACGGAGATCCGCAACGCGGACCTCGCCTTCACCCCCGAGGAGGCCGCGGAGCTCTTGACGCTGCACGGTCTGTCCCTGCCCGCGGAGTCCGTGCGGGGGTTGGTGCGGCGCACCCAGGGCTGGGCCGCGGGGCTGCGGCTGTGCGCCCTGGCCGCCCGGCAGAGCCCGGATCCGGAGACGTACCTCAAGGAGTTCGAGGCCTGCCGCAGCACGGTGGCGGACTTCCTGCTGGCCGAGGTGCTCGGCACGCAGGCGCCGGAGCGACAGGACCTGCTGCTGCGGGCCAGCGTCCTGGACCGGTTCTGCCCCGACTTGGTGAACGCGCTGACGCTGCGGTCCGACGCGGAGCCGACACTGGCGGCACTGCACCGCGAGAACGCGTTCCTCCAGCAGCTGGGCCACTCCTGGTACTGCCTGCACCCGCTGTGCGCGGAGATCCTCCGGGCTCACCTGCGCGAGCGCGCGCCCGGGCTGGAACCGGAACTGCGCCGCCGGGCCGCGCGGTGGCTGCGCCGGTACGGGGCCCTTCCCGAAGCCCTCGCCCAGGGCGCCGCCGCGGACGACTGGGAGTTCGCCGCCCGGACCTTCGTCGACGACCTGGCGATCGGGCAGCTCTTCACCGGCCTGCGCTCCCAGGACCTCTCCGACCTGTTCGGGCGGATGAGCCCCGAGGCGACCGGACCGGCCGCGCACCTGGTCCGCGCGGCCCGTGAACTGGCCCACCACGACCTCCAGCACGCTCTGGCCCATCTGGACCGTGCCCGGGAAGGCCTCGACGGGGACGGGCTCGACCCGGGCCCGGCCCGGCTCAGCCGGGCCCTGCTGGAGGCACTGGCCGCACGAATGACGGGTGCGCCGGACCGGGCGGAACAGGCGGCGCGGGCGGCGGAGGAGGCCCGACCGGACATTCCCGCGCATCTGTTGGACGCGCACCCGGAATGCACCGCCCTGTTGCTGACGCACCTGGGCGTCGCCCGGCTGTGGGCCGGACGGTTCGACGCGGCGCGCGCGGCACTGAACGCCGTCCCGGGGTGCGGGGGCGGAGCGGCGACAGCCCTGCCCCGGCTGGAGTCCCTCGGCCACCTGGCCCTGATCGACTACCTGACCGGCTGGCACGGCCGGGCGGAACGCAAGGCGCAGGCGGCGGCGGCCGAAGCGGAACGCCACGGCCTGCCCCAGCAGGCCGCCTCCGGCATCGGCCGGCTGGTCCTGGCCGCCGTGGCCGTCGACCGCGACGAACTGCGCAGGGCCGAGGAGCTGCTGAAGGAGGTCAGCGACTCCCACGACGGAACACCGGACCCGGTGACGCGGGCGGTGCTGGCCCTCACCACGAGTCGCCTGCTGCTGGCCCGGGGGGACGCGCGGGCGGCCCTGGAGACGGCGGACCCCGCCGTCCCCGCCGCCGTGGCCTCCCCCTGGGTCACGGAGCAGACCGCCCTGATCGCGGCCGCCGCCCACCTCGCGCACGGCCGCCCCGAGTCGGCGCTGAGGGACCTGCGGCGCGCCCCGGATCACCGGACGGCGGGCGCCGTGGAGCGGGCACGCGCCCGGCTCGCGGCCGGGCGGCTGGACGAGGCCCGCGACCTCATCGACCACCTGCCCGGCGAGGACCGGCCCGGTCCGGCGGTGACCGTACGGGCCACCCTGGTGCGGGCCCAGGCCGCCCACCAGGCGGGAGACCCGGGCACCGCCCGGCGCCTCGTCGCGCGGGCCCTCCTCGACGCCCGGCGCGAACACCTGCGCAGGCCGTTCCTGGAGGCCGGCCCCTGGATCCGTCCCCTGCTGGCCTCGGACCCGCTGCGGGAGCTGACGCACGGCTGGCTCACGCCGGGCCCCGGCCCCCGCGTCGACCGCGACGCGTCCACGGCCAGGGCCTCCACCGCGCTCGTCGTGGAACCGCTGAGCGCCCGCGAACGCGACGTGCTGCGACGGCTGGCCCGGATGATGTCGACGGAGGAGATCGCCGCGGACCTGCAGGTGTCCGTGAACACCGTGAAGACACACCTCAAGAGCGCCTACCGCAAGCTCGGCGTCAGCCGGCGGGGCGAGGCGGTGCGCCGCGCACGCGACCTGCGGCTGCTGTGA
- a CDS encoding PadR family transcriptional regulator translates to MALRNAVMAALLEGEASGYDLAKGFDASVANFWTATPQQLYRELERMERDGLVAARVVEQERRPNKRLFSLTEAGLAAVRAYVAEPPARPTAIRDELMVKVQCADVGDVEAVRAAIAQRGEWAAAKLARYERTRERMLGGCTEDEYLAQAERIGPYLTLLRGMAFERENLRWCELAVRRLEQRATAR, encoded by the coding sequence ATGGCATTGCGCAACGCGGTGATGGCCGCACTGCTGGAGGGCGAGGCGTCCGGGTACGACCTCGCGAAGGGGTTCGACGCCTCCGTCGCCAACTTCTGGACGGCCACCCCTCAGCAGCTGTACCGCGAGCTGGAACGCATGGAGCGCGACGGCCTCGTCGCCGCCCGCGTGGTCGAGCAGGAGCGCCGGCCCAACAAGCGGCTGTTCTCCCTCACCGAGGCCGGTCTCGCCGCCGTACGGGCCTACGTCGCCGAGCCGCCCGCCCGGCCGACCGCGATCCGCGACGAGCTGATGGTCAAGGTGCAGTGTGCGGACGTCGGTGACGTCGAGGCCGTGCGCGCGGCGATCGCGCAGCGCGGGGAGTGGGCCGCCGCCAAGCTCGCCCGGTACGAGCGGACCAGGGAGCGGATGCTGGGCGGGTGTACGGAGGACGAGTACTTGGCGCAGGCCGAGCGGATCGGGCCGTATCTCACGCTGCTGCGGGGGATGGCCTTCGAGCGGGAGAACCTGCGGTGGTGCGAACTGGCAGTGCGGCGCCTGGAACAGCGGGCGACGGCCCGCTGA
- a CDS encoding nuclear transport factor 2 family protein — translation MHPFRQAVEAADLGAVEALLADDVVFTSPVVFKPYTGKAITAAILRAVFEVFEDFAYEREIGAPDARDHALVFTATVAGKQLQGCDFLRMDDDGRIAELMVMVRPLSAAKALAEQMGARFDAVAREAAGT, via the coding sequence ATGCATCCCTTCCGCCAGGCGGTCGAAGCCGCGGACCTCGGCGCCGTGGAGGCCCTGCTGGCCGACGACGTCGTCTTCACCAGCCCCGTCGTCTTCAAGCCGTACACCGGCAAGGCCATCACCGCCGCGATCCTGCGCGCCGTCTTCGAGGTCTTCGAGGACTTCGCCTACGAGCGGGAGATCGGCGCCCCCGACGCCCGCGACCACGCCCTCGTCTTCACCGCGACGGTCGCCGGCAAGCAGCTCCAGGGCTGCGACTTCCTGCGCATGGACGACGACGGCAGGATCGCGGAACTCATGGTCATGGTCCGCCCGTTGTCGGCCGCGAAGGCCCTGGCCGAGCAGATGGGCGCCCGCTTCGACGCCGTCGCCCGGGAGGCCGCCGGGACCTGA
- a CDS encoding zinc-ribbon domain-containing protein has protein sequence MIIFGTKGYLYQIAVLTLLCGQCGNPAAHTLRKRVTKFTLFFVPLFPFSTKYATQCTFCGAEQRVTKEQAEQLQAQAAGGQGGMPYGQPQQQPYQS, from the coding sequence ATGATCATCTTCGGCACCAAGGGATACCTGTACCAGATCGCCGTGCTCACGCTGCTGTGCGGCCAGTGCGGCAATCCCGCCGCCCACACGCTCAGGAAGCGCGTCACCAAGTTCACGCTGTTCTTCGTGCCGTTGTTCCCGTTCTCGACCAAGTACGCGACCCAGTGCACGTTCTGCGGCGCCGAACAGAGGGTGACCAAGGAGCAGGCCGAGCAGTTGCAGGCGCAGGCGGCGGGTGGGCAGGGCGGCATGCCGTACGGGCAGCCGCAGCAGCAGCCGTACCAGTCCTGA
- a CDS encoding DUF6411 family protein: MMIAGVIVACVVLAVLAFLLPRLSRHPQNGAQRTLGFGSRAGSKAPGPLGRLFSKPFRSSSRALGRSGSAGRRARGRLPF, encoded by the coding sequence ATGATGATCGCCGGCGTGATAGTCGCCTGCGTCGTGCTCGCCGTCCTCGCCTTTCTCCTCCCCCGCCTGTCCAGGCATCCGCAGAACGGCGCACAGCGCACCCTCGGCTTCGGCTCCCGCGCCGGCTCCAAGGCACCGGGGCCCCTGGGCCGGCTCTTCAGCAAGCCGTTCCGGTCCAGTTCCCGAGCGCTCGGCCGCAGCGGCTCCGCCGGCCGCCGCGCACGAGGGCGGCTGCCGTTCTGA
- a CDS encoding SRPBCC family protein translates to MSTVKETVEVEVPVHTAYNQWTQFEEFPNFMEGVEEVRQVDDRHNHWTTKIGGVRREFDTEIVDQLPDERITWRTTSGDTRQRGSVRFQRVDDTHTRVELVMDVEPSGAVEKAGDMAGVIDRRVKGDMRRFKDYVEHRGTETGGWRGRIKPGPS, encoded by the coding sequence ATGAGCACGGTCAAGGAAACAGTCGAGGTCGAGGTCCCCGTCCACACCGCCTACAACCAGTGGACGCAGTTCGAGGAGTTCCCGAACTTCATGGAGGGCGTCGAGGAGGTCAGGCAGGTCGACGACCGGCACAACCACTGGACCACCAAGATCGGCGGAGTACGTCGCGAGTTCGACACCGAGATCGTCGACCAGCTCCCCGACGAGCGGATCACCTGGCGCACCACTTCGGGTGACACCCGGCAGAGGGGCTCCGTCCGCTTCCAGCGCGTGGACGACACGCACACCCGCGTGGAACTGGTCATGGACGTCGAACCCTCCGGCGCCGTGGAGAAGGCCGGGGACATGGCAGGCGTCATCGACCGGCGCGTCAAGGGCGACATGCGGCGCTTCAAGGACTACGTCGAGCACCGCGGGACCGAGACCGGAGGCTGGCGCGGACGCATCAAGCCCGGACCGTCCTGA
- a CDS encoding AMIN-like domain-containing (lipo)protein: MALALMGATSAAAAPAQAAAGQAAPARTASVAAATATACPTGWGSTAKTRTAGTTEPVTNIRTGRHACYDRMVVDVPGAGTAGLGYSVRYVAKLRQDGSGRPIPVGGGAVLEVRVTAPAYDPDTGAPTYPARAGRPLPGVDLTGYRTFRDARFAGSFEGETQVGLGVRARLPFRVLVLTDRVVVDVAHNWTGAR, from the coding sequence ATGGCGCTGGCGCTCATGGGCGCCACGTCTGCGGCGGCCGCCCCGGCACAGGCCGCCGCCGGCCAAGCCGCTCCGGCCCGGACCGCCTCCGTCGCCGCCGCTACGGCGACGGCGTGTCCGACCGGCTGGGGCAGTACGGCCAAGACCCGGACCGCCGGCACGACGGAGCCGGTGACGAACATCAGGACCGGCCGCCACGCCTGCTACGACCGGATGGTCGTCGACGTCCCGGGCGCGGGAACCGCCGGACTCGGCTACTCGGTCAGGTACGTCGCCAAGCTGCGCCAGGACGGATCGGGTCGCCCCATACCGGTCGGCGGCGGAGCCGTCCTGGAGGTAAGGGTGACGGCACCCGCCTACGACCCGGACACCGGCGCGCCGACGTACCCCGCCCGGGCGGGCCGCCCGCTGCCGGGCGTCGACCTCACCGGGTACCGCACCTTCCGCGACGCCCGCTTCGCCGGCAGCTTCGAGGGCGAGACGCAGGTCGGACTGGGAGTACGGGCACGGCTGCCCTTCCGGGTACTGGTGCTGACCGACCGCGTCGTCGTGGACGTCGCGCACAACTGGACCGGAGCCCGCTGA
- a CDS encoding DUF2617 family protein yields the protein MSGTALAAPYLDTDADQLSFALGHPPYTALAVRNLTVGGLDVQLRLLGASHQVFAGPVAETVACLPGVEGGLPDTAERQFDGWAYHFDARVLRLSAGEFGARVASIRAQAEAHPHALCGIFPGSPDAVTALTVESCDTGPSWRTWHTYPQSRAIVATHTRLEVR from the coding sequence ATGAGCGGCACAGCACTCGCCGCGCCGTACCTCGACACCGACGCCGACCAGCTCTCCTTCGCGCTCGGCCACCCTCCGTACACCGCGCTGGCCGTACGGAACCTGACGGTCGGTGGGCTCGACGTACAGCTCAGGCTCCTGGGCGCCTCGCACCAGGTCTTCGCGGGACCGGTGGCGGAGACCGTGGCCTGTCTGCCCGGCGTCGAGGGAGGCCTGCCGGACACGGCGGAGCGTCAGTTCGACGGCTGGGCGTACCACTTCGACGCCCGCGTCCTGCGGTTGTCCGCGGGCGAGTTCGGCGCGCGGGTGGCGAGCATACGCGCGCAGGCCGAGGCGCACCCCCACGCGCTGTGCGGTATCTTCCCCGGCTCCCCGGACGCGGTGACCGCGCTGACCGTCGAGTCGTGCGACACCGGACCGAGCTGGCGTACCTGGCACACGTATCCGCAGAGCCGCGCGATCGTGGCGACGCACACCCGGCTGGAGGTCCGTTGA
- a CDS encoding DUF4247 domain-containing protein, with product MKTARRIGVLFLTTAALAACSGDSGGNAVPSGWIRQEYRAGGGSYLDRSDPVTTVASEIEKHTAPQDRTSSGRMVFLRYRDDIVAVSPYLGGSRIEIDDYRGGYHRWRPHLSSVWPDPDSDSFRGGGPGSGK from the coding sequence TTGAAGACCGCCCGACGCATCGGCGTCCTGTTCCTCACCACGGCGGCGCTCGCCGCCTGCTCCGGTGACTCCGGCGGCAACGCCGTCCCGTCCGGCTGGATACGCCAGGAGTACCGGGCCGGCGGCGGATCCTACCTGGACCGGAGCGACCCGGTGACCACGGTCGCGAGCGAGATAGAGAAGCACACCGCGCCCCAGGACCGCACCAGCAGCGGCCGCATGGTCTTCCTCCGCTACCGGGACGACATCGTCGCGGTCAGCCCCTACCTGGGCGGCAGCCGGATCGAGATCGACGACTACCGCGGCGGCTACCACCGCTGGCGGCCGCATCTGAGCTCGGTGTGGCCGGATCCCGACAGCGACTCCTTCCGCGGCGGTGGCCCCGGCTCCGGCAAGTGA
- a CDS encoding DUF350 domain-containing protein, with the protein MAEIFESAGTALLYGLVGFVVMAVGFIALDLVTPGKLVHVVWTERNRGAAVLLAGQTIAIGLVIDQSIRASESELGLGYGLLSTLLYGLAGVVVMTLIACVVGLLTPGRLGHAVLDDQDGRPHPAAWVQAAIYLGTAFMVGAAVS; encoded by the coding sequence GTGGCAGAGATCTTCGAGTCCGCAGGCACTGCGCTGCTCTACGGCCTGGTCGGCTTCGTGGTGATGGCGGTCGGGTTCATCGCCCTCGACCTCGTCACCCCCGGCAAGCTGGTCCATGTGGTGTGGACGGAGCGCAACCGGGGCGCGGCCGTCCTGCTCGCCGGCCAGACGATCGCGATCGGTCTCGTCATCGACCAGTCCATCCGGGCCAGCGAATCCGAACTGGGCCTCGGCTACGGCCTGTTGAGCACCCTGCTGTACGGCCTGGCCGGGGTCGTGGTGATGACCCTGATCGCGTGCGTCGTGGGACTGCTGACCCCCGGCCGCCTCGGCCACGCCGTGCTCGACGACCAGGACGGCAGGCCCCATCCCGCCGCCTGGGTGCAGGCGGCCATCTACCTCGGTACGGCCTTCATGGTCGGCGCCGCCGTCTCCTGA
- a CDS encoding polyamine aminopropyltransferase, translated as MTTTAPDRSTDPTVVRPPVTHSRAARFLLLLAVFVCAACGLVYELALTALGSYLIGNSVTQTSVVISVMVFAMGIGSLAAKPMQRRAVGAFALLEGALALVGGLSVLVLYITFAWLRIYMPAMVAVSFLVGLLIGAEIPLLMTLLQRIRRQEAGSAVADMFAVDYVGALVGGLCFPLLLLPTFGQLRGALVVGAVNAVAGVVVVLWIFRRETRRAVRLALLAGGAAVLAVLGTVYVLADDIEVTARQKLYRDPIVHAETTVYQDIVVTRSTAFTGTPDMRLFLNGDLQFSSVDEYRYHEALVHPALSGKRTSVLILGGGDGLALREVLRYDDVERVTLVDLDPAMTRLARTFGPLADLNDDAFGDPRVRVVHADAFNWLRDADRRHDTVVIDFPDPDTAALAKLYSVEFYHLLRHALHPDSRVVVQAGSPFFAPKSYWSIATTIAEAGYRTTAYQVDVPSFGNWGFVLAVPGADGPAPALRLAEDAPSLRFLDDAVLRAASVFPVDRRPQDVRASTLMDPAVLEYTRHEWQNY; from the coding sequence GTGACTACCACCGCCCCGGACCGCAGCACCGATCCGACTGTCGTACGGCCGCCCGTGACGCACTCGCGGGCGGCGCGTTTCCTGCTCCTTCTCGCGGTGTTCGTCTGTGCCGCCTGCGGTCTGGTCTACGAGCTGGCGCTGACCGCGCTGGGCAGTTACCTCATCGGCAACTCCGTGACGCAGACCTCCGTGGTCATCTCCGTCATGGTCTTCGCCATGGGCATCGGCTCCTTGGCCGCGAAGCCGATGCAGCGGCGCGCGGTCGGCGCCTTCGCCCTGCTGGAAGGGGCGCTGGCGCTCGTCGGCGGCCTGTCGGTGCTCGTCCTGTACATCACGTTCGCCTGGCTGCGGATCTACATGCCGGCCATGGTGGCCGTGTCGTTCCTCGTCGGCCTCCTCATCGGCGCCGAGATCCCGCTGCTGATGACGCTGCTTCAGCGGATCCGGCGGCAGGAGGCGGGCAGCGCGGTCGCCGACATGTTCGCCGTGGACTACGTCGGGGCCCTGGTCGGCGGGCTGTGCTTCCCGCTGCTGCTCCTGCCCACCTTCGGACAGCTACGGGGAGCGCTGGTGGTGGGCGCGGTCAACGCCGTGGCCGGGGTCGTCGTCGTCCTGTGGATCTTCCGCCGGGAGACCCGGCGTGCCGTACGCCTGGCGCTCCTGGCCGGGGGCGCCGCCGTACTCGCCGTGCTCGGCACGGTGTACGTCCTGGCGGACGACATCGAGGTGACGGCCCGGCAGAAGCTGTACCGGGACCCGATCGTCCACGCCGAGACCACGGTGTACCAGGACATCGTCGTCACCCGGTCGACCGCGTTCACGGGCACCCCGGACATGCGGTTGTTCCTCAACGGGGACCTGCAGTTCTCGTCCGTCGACGAGTACCGCTACCACGAGGCCCTCGTGCATCCGGCGCTGTCGGGCAAACGCACCTCGGTTCTGATCCTGGGCGGCGGCGACGGACTGGCCCTGCGGGAGGTGCTGCGGTACGACGACGTCGAGCGGGTCACGCTGGTCGATCTCGACCCGGCGATGACCCGGCTCGCCCGTACCTTCGGCCCGTTGGCCGACCTCAACGACGACGCGTTCGGCGACCCCAGGGTGCGCGTCGTCCACGCCGACGCCTTCAACTGGCTGCGCGACGCCGACCGGCGCCACGACACGGTCGTCATCGACTTCCCCGACCCGGACACCGCCGCGCTGGCCAAGCTCTACAGCGTGGAGTTCTACCATCTGCTGCGGCACGCCCTGCACCCCGACAGCCGGGTGGTGGTGCAGGCCGGCTCTCCGTTCTTCGCCCCCAAGTCGTACTGGTCCATCGCCACGACGATCGCCGAGGCCGGCTACCGCACGACCGCGTACCAGGTGGACGTCCCCAGCTTCGGCAACTGGGGCTTCGTCCTCGCCGTACCCGGCGCCGACGGACCGGCGCCCGCACTGCGGCTGGCCGAGGACGCCCCGTCCCTGCGGTTCCTGGACGACGCCGTGCTTCGGGCGGCCTCCGTCTTCCCGGTCGACCGCCGCCCCCAGGACGTCCGGGCGAGCACCCTCATGGATCCCGCGGTGCTGGAGTACACGCGGCACGAGTGGCAGAACTACTGA
- a CDS encoding carboxylate-amine ligase, whose translation MATVGVEEEFLLVDPVTGRLAPYAEKVRASAGLEPFVASREIQPELLQAQVEVATPVCDSLEEVGGHLLRLRHAVAGAAETHGCRILASGTPLLREDTPVPVTAQTRYKAMQRQAPQLVAEQMVNGMHVHVAVPGRRVGVEVLNRIRLWLPTLTAMAANSPLWEGHDTGFASWRTVVFDRWPVSGVPPRFLDDQDYDTRVRRLVDTGVISDAGQLYWQIRLSERCPTVEVRCLDVQLRTDDAVMFAGLVRALVDTAVCEVTAGRPSAEPGQELLRAAMWQAARHGLSEDLIDSAGSRRRAGDVVCRLLEYVSPALQASGDSREVTSLVHRLLRQGTGADRQRHALAEGGIDGVTAMVTEAGGNP comes from the coding sequence ATGGCGACGGTCGGTGTCGAAGAGGAGTTTCTGCTGGTCGATCCGGTCACGGGCCGACTGGCTCCGTACGCGGAGAAGGTGAGGGCCTCGGCCGGCCTGGAGCCGTTCGTCGCCTCCCGGGAGATCCAGCCGGAGCTCCTGCAGGCGCAGGTCGAGGTGGCCACGCCCGTGTGCGACTCGCTGGAGGAGGTCGGCGGACACCTGCTGCGGCTGCGGCACGCCGTGGCCGGGGCGGCGGAGACGCACGGCTGCCGGATCCTGGCCAGCGGCACGCCCCTGCTCCGGGAGGACACGCCCGTGCCGGTCACCGCGCAGACCCGCTACAAGGCGATGCAGCGGCAGGCGCCCCAATTGGTGGCGGAGCAGATGGTCAACGGCATGCACGTGCACGTCGCCGTCCCCGGCCGCCGGGTCGGGGTGGAGGTGCTGAACCGGATCCGTCTGTGGCTGCCGACGCTGACCGCGATGGCGGCGAACTCCCCGCTGTGGGAGGGACACGACACCGGCTTCGCCAGCTGGCGCACCGTCGTCTTCGACCGCTGGCCGGTCAGCGGCGTCCCGCCGCGCTTCCTGGACGACCAGGACTACGACACACGGGTGCGGCGCCTGGTCGACACCGGTGTGATCAGTGACGCCGGACAGCTCTACTGGCAGATCCGGCTGTCCGAGCGTTGTCCCACGGTCGAGGTGCGCTGCCTGGACGTGCAGCTGCGTACGGACGACGCCGTGATGTTCGCCGGTCTGGTGCGGGCGCTGGTCGACACCGCCGTGTGCGAGGTGACAGCCGGGCGTCCGTCGGCGGAGCCGGGCCAGGAGCTGCTGCGGGCGGCGATGTGGCAGGCGGCCCGGCACGGTCTGAGCGAGGACCTGATCGATTCGGCGGGCAGCCGTCGCCGCGCGGGCGACGTGGTGTGCCGGCTGCTGGAGTACGTCTCTCCGGCGCTTCAGGCGTCCGGTGACAGCCGTGAGGTGACCTCGCTGGTCCACCGGCTGCTGCGCCAGGGCACCGGCGCGGACCGGCAACGCCATGCCCTGGCCGAGGGCGGCATCGACGGAGTCACCGCGATGGTCACCGAAGCCGGCGGCAACCCTTGA
- a CDS encoding MBL fold metallo-hydrolase: MPRTPDDPADGAIDLHFIGNATVLLRYGRLTLLTDPNFLHRGQYAYLGYGLLSRRLTEPAVDVTELPALDGVVLSHLHGDHWDRRATRHLDRTVPVLTTPHAARRLKVVHGFRRTAGLRTWRALTFRHGGQQVRVTALPGRHAGHPLLRGLLPPVMGSMLEFGPVGAPARTRLYVSGDTLVYDGLDEIARRFPAADLALLHLGGTLLPGGFLVTMDGAQGAELARRLDPRRVLPVHYGDYTVMRSPLAAFLAEAERIGFGDRIVHCGHGDWARVTCEPGAAPTVV, from the coding sequence ATGCCTCGGACCCCGGACGACCCCGCTGACGGCGCGATCGATCTCCACTTCATCGGCAACGCGACCGTACTTCTGCGCTACGGGCGGCTCACCCTGCTCACCGACCCGAACTTCCTGCACCGCGGGCAGTACGCCTACCTCGGGTACGGGCTGCTGAGCCGGCGGCTGACCGAACCGGCCGTCGACGTGACCGAGCTGCCCGCGCTCGACGGGGTCGTGCTGTCGCATCTGCACGGGGACCACTGGGACCGCCGGGCCACCCGGCACCTGGACCGCACGGTGCCCGTCCTGACCACACCGCACGCCGCGCGCCGTCTGAAGGTCGTGCACGGATTCCGGCGCACCGCGGGGCTGCGCACCTGGCGGGCGCTGACTTTTCGGCACGGCGGGCAGCAGGTCAGGGTCACGGCCCTGCCGGGACGGCACGCCGGCCACCCGCTGCTGCGCGGCCTGCTGCCACCGGTGATGGGCAGCATGCTGGAGTTCGGCCCCGTCGGCGCACCGGCGCGCACGCGGCTGTACGTCTCCGGCGACACGCTGGTCTACGACGGCCTCGACGAGATCGCCCGCCGCTTCCCGGCCGCCGACCTGGCCCTCCTCCACCTGGGCGGCACCCTGCTGCCCGGCGGGTTCCTCGTCACGATGGACGGGGCGCAGGGAGCGGAACTCGCCCGGCGGCTCGATCCCCGGCGTGTCCTGCCCGTGCACTACGGCGACTACACGGTGATGCGTTCGCCGCTGGCCGCGTTCCTCGCCGAGGCGGAGCGGATCGGGTTCGGCGACCGGATCGTTCACTGCGGCCACGGTGACTGGGCCCGTGTGACCTGCGAGCCCGGCGCTGCCCCGACGGTCGTGTGA